Below is a window of Thermodesulfobacteriota bacterium DNA.
GCCGGAGAGGATCTCCATGACCTCTGCGGCGGCGGTGTTGAACTCGTACGCACCCGGCTGCATGATGCCCAGGGTCTTCCTCGACCCGTCGGGGAAGAGCAAGGTGCGGCTCGTGACGCCGCCCCCGAAGTAGACGTTGGCCTCGCGAACTACGGTGACGTTGCGAAACTCGGACACGGCGACCTCCTGCTTGGGCGTTTCGATGCGGGAGGCCCGACTCTGCCCCACCTCGCGGAGCGTTGCAAGGACCTTGGCTGCCACCCGCCTTCCGACCTACCCGGTGCGCCGGGCGCCCCCCGGGCTCTCTCTGTCGCCGGACTGGGAAGGGTCCGCCTGGGCCCCGGCGGAGACCCTGGAGCTCGCCTGCTTCCGGCCCGAGGGAAGCCCCCACCGCCCGCGCACTCGGGCCCGGCTGCTC
It encodes the following:
- a CDS encoding pyrimidine/purine nucleoside phosphorylase, which translates into the protein MSEFRNVTVVREANVYFGGGVTSRTLLFPDGSRKTLGIMQPGAYEFNTAAAEVMEILSGDLDVLLPGEKGWRTVKGGQEFRVPANSKFELRVKALSDYCCSFLP
- a CDS encoding carbohydrate-binding family 9-like protein, with translation MAATRLPTYPVRRAPPGLSLSPDWEGSAWAPAETLELACFRPEGSPHRPRTRARLLYGDARLFGIFRVEDRYVRSRHTRYGDPVYRDSCVEVFLDPRPGKGYL